One Bosea sp. 124 genomic window, CCGACAGCGCCAGCAGCGCATGGGTGCCGGTCAGGGCGATGTAGGCCAGCAGCGCGCCATGCGAGACGCGGCGCATGCCGAGCCGGACAACGATCCGCGAATTAAGCAGCGAGGCCGCGGCCATGCCCATCGCGATCAAGGCGAAGATGGTGGTGAACCATTCCGGCGCCTTGAAGACGTCGACGAAGACCTGCTGGGCCGAATTGATGAAGCCGAAGAGCCCACCGAGTACGAAAGCCATCGCCAGCATGTAACCGACGGCGAGCCGCGTCGTCAGCGTGGTGCGGAAGGCGGCGACGACGGTCGCGACCTCGATCGGCTTGCGGTCCTCGGGATGCTGCGTCTCGGGCAGGCTCAGCATCACCCAGAGCATCACCAGCGCGCCGAAGATCGTCAGCACGCCGAAGATCCAGCGCCAGGGCGCGACGAGCAGGATTGCCTGGCCGATGGAGGGAGCCAGGATCGGCACCGCCAGGAAGACGATCATCGCCAGCGACATGACACGGGCCATGTCGCGGCCGGAATAGCAGTCGCGCACGATCGAGACGACGAGCACGCGGGTCGCCGCGGCACCGACGCCCTGGACGACGCGGGCCGCCATCAGCGCTTCGAAGGAGCCGGCAAAAGCTGCGGCGATGCTGGCTCCGACATAGACGACGAGGCCGAACAAGAGGACGGGCCTGCGGCCGAAACGGTCGGACAGCGTGCCATAGACGATCTGTGCGGAGCCGAAGCCGAGCAGATAGGCCGTGATGATCCATTGCCGCTCGTTGGAGCCCGCGATGCCGAGCGCCTCGGCCATCTGCGGCAGCGCCGGCAACATCGAATCGATCGCGAGCGCATTCGCCGCCATCAGCGCGGCCATCAGCGCCACGAAGGTACGGAAGCTCATGCCGTGGCGGGGCCCGGCGGCGGGGGAAGCGTCGGTCATGGCAGCCTGTCTACGGGCGCAATCCGCCGATGGCGGATGCAGATGAACGTAAGCCCCTGATTTGTCGCTCTAAGCCGTTGCGAAAAGCATGACAACCCGGCCTGAGCGGGGCGCGCCATGCGCTCCGTGGGCAGCGCCGCCGCGCAAGCCCCACACCAGCCTCGCGCCCGATCG contains:
- a CDS encoding multidrug effflux MFS transporter, with the translated sequence MTDASPAAGPRHGMSFRTFVALMAALMAANALAIDSMLPALPQMAEALGIAGSNERQWIITAYLLGFGSAQIVYGTLSDRFGRRPVLLFGLVVYVGASIAAAFAGSFEALMAARVVQGVGAAATRVLVVSIVRDCYSGRDMARVMSLAMIVFLAVPILAPSIGQAILLVAPWRWIFGVLTIFGALVMLWVMLSLPETQHPEDRKPIEVATVVAAFRTTLTTRLAVGYMLAMAFVLGGLFGFINSAQQVFVDVFKAPEWFTTIFALIAMGMAAASLLNSRIVVRLGMRRVSHGALLAYIALTGTHALLALSGHESLWSFAAFQAGAMFCFGLVAPNFGAMAMDPLGHVAGTASSVQGFVTTVGGALLGFYIGQHFDGTVVPITLGFALCGLVALAIVLVTEKGRLFRPAAGRS